One window of the Rhipicephalus sanguineus isolate Rsan-2018 chromosome 2, BIME_Rsan_1.4, whole genome shotgun sequence genome contains the following:
- the LOC119382257 gene encoding uncharacterized protein LOC119382257 has protein sequence MVERLHRQLKTALTTRLNRATWVDALPLVLLGLRAVIRAVLNSRAGVRHFSTASGRLLHVNEATRPATTIPTTPPRLLSRPPAHSTQTFRFRNKTIFVHPDLATATHVFVRHDALRPPLTQACDGPFRVLNRTPKTATLLQNGREETVSLDRLKPAYLETAIENLSSTPDLPVDYHKRHYDGMSHSGFQSTRGAL, from the coding sequence aTGGTGGAGCGCCTTCACCGACAACTGAAGACCGCCTTGACGACCCGCCTCAATAGAGCCACGTGGGTTGACGCCTTACCACTGGTGCTCTTAGGTTTACGAGCTGTCATCCGGGCAGTGctcaacagcagagctggtgtacGGCACTTCTCTACGGCTTCCGGGAGACTTCTTCACGTCAACGAAGCTACCAGACCAGCCACAACAATTCCTACAACGCCTCCTCGACTGCTTTCAAGACCTCCGGCCCACTCCACCCAGACCTTCCGATTCCGAAACAAGACAATATTCGTCCACCCTGATCTGGCCACTGCAACACACGTTTTCGTGCGCCACGACGCGCTCAGACCACCTTTGACACAAGCCTGCGACGGACCATTCCGCGTCCTTAACCGCACCCCCAAAACTGCCACTCTTCTTCAGAACGGCCGTGAAGAGACAGTCAGTTTGGACCGACTTAAGCCGGCGTACCTGGAGACCGCGATAGAAAACCTCTCATCTACGCCTGACCTTCCGGTGGATTACCACAAACGGCATTATGACGGCATGTCACATTCCGGCTTCCAGTCTACACGGGGGGccctgtag